From a region of the Mercurialis annua linkage group LG1-X, ddMerAnnu1.2, whole genome shotgun sequence genome:
- the LOC126659825 gene encoding glycine-rich protein 23-like codes for MGIREALSWLKDVLAVVVESDALEVILDICNPSRAKSNSLITDYVERSVNQIAHVLARYARSLSSHQECRIWQSVGHGGGDGGANGFQGGSKHEIIDIGKLENGGGIDGGGPVEFSSGIVDEPKNFSGGGNGGGGGGAGCDSDGGAECDSGRDGGGGGGGSDGGCSSTTQGGGGC; via the exons ATGGGGATCCGAGAAGCGTTGAGTTGGCTTAAAGATGTCCTGGCCGTAGTGGTGGAGTCCGATGCCTTGGAGGTTATTTTGGATATTTGTAATCCCTCTAGAGCGAAATCTAACTCTTTGATTACGGATTATGTGGA GCGATCTGTGAATCAGATTGCACATGTTCTAGCGCGTTATGCTCGCTCTTTGTCAAGTCATCAGGAGTG TCGTATATGGCAGTCCGTAGGACACGGTGGCGGGGACGGTGGTGCTAATGGATTTCAGGGTGGCAGTAAGCATGAAATCATTGACATTGGAAAATTAGAGAATGGAGGTGGAATTGATGGCGGAGGCCCTGTGGAGTTTTCTAGTGGTATAGTTGATGAACCCAAAAATTTCAGTGGTGGTGGtaatggtggtggtggtggaggggCTGGATGTGATTCCGATGGAGGAGCTGAATGTGATTCCGGCAgagatggtggtggtggtggaggtggAAGTGATGGAGGCTGTTCTTCTACGACGCAGGGAGGAGGAGGCTGTTGA